GTGGGCGTCATCTTTGAAATAGCCCTTAAGGCTGCCTGAAGCGGGTGGAGTATCGGCCGGGTCTTCGCTCAGGAGAGGAAGTCCACCACTTCCTTTGCCACCTCGCGGGGGAACATCAACTGGAGGGCGTGGCCCGCGCCCTCGATGATCACCAGCCTGCATTCGGGGATGGCCTCGGCGAGGATGCGCGAGTTCTCGGGGGGTATGAGGACGTCCTCGCTGCCGGTGATGATCATTGGCGCTGAGGCCCATTATCAGGAGCAGGGGCTCACCCTCGCCGTATTCACGGTAGTATATGTCGGTGCCGTTGACCTTCGCGAAATCCTCTCGGTAATGCATTTCACCTCGCTTTCACTCCGGGACTGGGGAGATCCCCCACGGCTTTTTCCCGTTTCGTACCGTACAAACCCCATACTAAAGAGGATACCACCGGGCTGCCGTTCATACCCTTTCGCGACCGGCGATATCCTTCCCGCGGCCTCCCGGCCGTGCCACGCGCCGGGTCGCAATGGCGATGAGTCCCTTTCAACGCGGCATCCTCTCACGCAACGAGGCGGTGCGTGCCGCGAAGAGAGCCAGGCATACGCAGGCCAGCGCGCCCCCGCTGAGGTACATGGCGGTATATCCCCAGAGATCCGCGAGGGGTCCGAGGGCTATGCCTCCCAACCCGATGCCCAGATCGAACACCGCCATGAAGATCCCCAGGGCCGCCCCGCGATCCGCGGCGTCGGTGTGGTCGAGCAGGAGGGCCGAGAGGGTGGTGGGTAGGTACGCGAAGCCCAGAGCATAGAGGAAGCTTCCCAACAATAGATGGAACATGCTGCCTGCAAAGGAAAGTATTGCCAGGCCGGCGAGAGTGACCGCCGCGGAGGCCAGGATGAGGCTCCTCCGCTCCCAGTAGTCGGCGCGCCTTCCCACCCCGAGCCGGAAGACGATGAGGGTCACCGCGAACACGGTGAAAAAGAGCTCTCCCTGCTCCAGGCCTTTTTTCTGCGAGGAGAGGACGATAAAGGTCTGGAGGGTCCCGAAGGTGAGGGTGAACCCCATGGTGGTGAGGAAGACGGTCCTCTGCAGCGGGGTGAGCCTGACGCGGTGCTTTTCCCGCGCAGCGCGCTCCTCCGCGCCGCGGGTCTCACGCAACAGAAGGGAGGAGAAAAAGGCCAGGACGGCCAGGCATGACGCGAGGATGTAAACAGGCGTGAACCCCAGGGCACTCTCCATGGTCCTGGCGACCACGGGGGCTGCGGCGATGGTCACGTCCACGGAGATGTAGAAGAAGGCGATGGCCTGCAGGCGCCGCGTGGCGGGCGCGAGGTCGCTGACCACGGCGTAGGCCGCAGTGTGGAAGGCCGCCAGCCCCAGGCCGTTCAGAAAGCGGATGACGAGGAGCGGGAGGGCGGTGGAGAAGGCGGCGTAGAGGAAGGTGGAGGCACCCAGTACGAAGGTCCCGGAGAGCAGGGCGGCCTTTCGTCCCTTCAGGTCCGCGATGCGTCCGAAGAGGGGGCGAAGGAGTGCGGCTACGGTGGCCATGGACATTATCGCGCCCACCAGGGCGTTGGAGTAGCCGCGTTCCTCCAAGAACACGGGGAGGATGGGGATGACGAGATAGATAGAAAAAAATGCCAGCATGTTGACGAGGCAGACGGCCACGAAATCCCGTCTGAAGAGCCTCTCGTCCGCGCGGGCGGTATTGCTTGTCATGCTCTATTCCCTTCCCCTCACGCTTTTTCCTCTCCAGGCCGCACCCCACAACGGCGCACCGGGGACCCGGGCGCGGAGATCGGCGCGTTCTACCTATTCTCGGGCAAGCGCCGTCCGGGGGTCAATCTCGTGCCGCCGTGCGGTCCCGTGCCGCCCGCGGGGGACGGTGGGGGTTATAATGTCGGAGGAGGGTGATATGCGGGGAAGAGAGCCCGCGGCAGGGCAGCTGAAGACGGGGCGGAGAGAGCCGCCTTTTTCAGGAGAGCAGGAGGTAAAAAGATGAGGATAGCACTGGTGGGGGCCGGAGCCATGGGCACCATCATCGGGGCCCTGATCGCCAGAGCGGGCGAGGACATCGTGCTGGTGGACGTCAACGAGCCCCATGTCGAGGCCCTGAACGAGAAGGGAGCCAGGATCGTCGGGCAC
This portion of the Actinomycetota bacterium genome encodes:
- a CDS encoding alpha/beta hydrolase — protein: MIITGSEDVLIPPENSRILAEAIPECRLVIIEGAGHALQLMFPREVAKEVVDFLS
- a CDS encoding MFS transporter, which gives rise to MTSNTARADERLFRRDFVAVCLVNMLAFFSIYLVIPILPVFLEERGYSNALVGAIMSMATVAALLRPLFGRIADLKGRKAALLSGTFVLGASTFLYAAFSTALPLLVIRFLNGLGLAAFHTAAYAVVSDLAPATRRLQAIAFFYISVDVTIAAAPVVARTMESALGFTPVYILASCLAVLAFFSSLLLRETRGAEERAAREKHRVRLTPLQRTVFLTTMGFTLTFGTLQTFIVLSSQKKGLEQGELFFTVFAVTLIVFRLGVGRRADYWERRSLILASAAVTLAGLAILSFAGSMFHLLLGSFLYALGFAYLPTTLSALLLDHTDAADRGAALGIFMAVFDLGIGLGGIALGPLADLWGYTAMYLSGGALACVCLALFAARTASLRERMPR